The Osmia bicornis bicornis chromosome 16, iOsmBic2.1, whole genome shotgun sequence genome includes the window tgcaaaattgaatatttttaataaactaaTAGTCGGTAAACAGAAACTCGTCgtcagcgccatctatacaaaagcgGCGAAAACTACTCAATAAATTACCGACTTACCGACTAAACTTCCGACAGTCGGTAATCGATCCTTCGGCAGTTGGTAAGTTAACGAATAGTTTGCGCTGCTTTGGTATAGATGGCGCAATGGCCGATGACtaggggtgtcagggaccccgtaGCTATAATGTGCGACCCATAGATTTtctatagaaaaattgaaacctcTAATTTTTGACTCtggggtgtctgggacccctAAATCATGACTCCTCAAAAACAAAGGTACACATGTCCAGTCTTTTGCATCTGTAGTCACTGTAATAAGTTACATTAACCTCAAAATAACAAATTGTAACAAACGTGACTGTAACCGGTAAATGATCATATGCAAGTAGAACAAGTTTTCTCCAAACATACAAGAATTTAGAAACCAGAAAGATATTGTTTGAATAACTTAGAAACAATACTATCCGATTTTACATATTGAATATTGAGGATTAACGTGTACTACTTTAATAAACTTTGCAAGTACCTACTCACTAAGCAGTGGTTTCTAAACTACAGTActgaattaaatattatcaaaaatgACCCTGAAAAGCTTTCCTCGAGGTGGAAAGAAACCTCTGGACAAGAAATCATCAGATTCGgtaattttcttataaaaattgtaacttATAATTGTTTGTTAATTCGTAGTATTGTTTCAGCAGTTGTTTAAAAACCCTGAGAGGCACAATAAGAAGAAACAAAGGTCAGGAAAAAAGCgataaagaagaggaaaattttGTAGCTACCACTGCAGAACGATTATCATACCTAACAATATCCGAAGGATTGGTAGTTTTAGGATGTGTTTTTGAAGCAACAGAATATGATTTGATAATATCCTTGCCAGGTGGTTTAATAGGTCGTGCTCAAGTTGGTGATATCAGTGAATCTTACACAAATTTActgcaaaatttaattaacacaGAAGACGCGCAACAGAATGAATTCAGGTCGTTGCCTGAATTATATTCATGCGGGGATTATGTTGTGTGTTATGTGAAAAATATACAACCTCAAGAAAAGTGGCAGATCGCCTTGTCCCTTGATCCTAGGCTGATAAATCAAAATGTGGACGTCGCTTATTTGGAGGATGGCTCAAGAATGTTATGTACTATCAGTAGCATAGAAGATCATGGATACGTTGTAGATACAGGCATAAATAACGTAAGAGCATTTATACCTGTgccaaaaaataatgataaatccTTGTGTAAGTAAATTTTTACACCTATTATACAACCAATGGTGaacaatatttcattaaatatagatataaatttcattagatCCAGGAAAACAGCTGTTATGCACCATAGAAGAAATTGAAACCAatgaaaatacttcaacaattAAATTATCCACAAAACAGAAACATGCTATGGTTCCAAATGACACTGAAATCAAATCTCTGGACAGTTTGATGCCAGGCACAAAATTTGAACTCTCTGTAAAAAAGGTATTATCCAATGGACTGTACGTTTCATTTGGTAGTAACCACATAGGGTACATCAATCAACTGTATTTAAATGAGCCTTTATCTAAATACATAGCAGGAATGGAAATTACTGGCACAATGTTGTACATTTTACCAACTGTAAAATTTGGATATTTCAGTTTATTGATAAAGAAACGTAGAAACGTAGATGCTATTCAACCTGGGCATGTCATAGACGATGCAACTACTTTATTCAGAGAATCAGGTGGAATTGCATTGCAGTTAACCAAGAATGGAACAAAGGGATTTGTTCCTCTGAAAAGAACAGAGGTGAACTACGATCAGatcattgaaaaatttgtacCTGGTACTAAACACAAATGCAGAGTGTTATCGTACAGTTGGATGGATGCTATGTACATTTGTACAATGGAACATTCGTTATTAGAACAGAAATACTTTTCAGTATCTGACTTCAAGCCAGGTGATGTTGTGAATGTAAGAATCACAAGTATCAATGCAGAGTCTGGCTTCGTTAACGTACAAGTTGGTAAGATTAATGGACAAGTAGCACCGGAACAAGTGTCGGACGAAGGTGCAAGTGccttaaagaaattaaaaacagaCAAAGAAGTGGAAGCAAGAGTCTTGGACATCGATACTGCACGAAGGAAGGTgcattttacttttaaaaagTCCTTATTAAACAGCAATTTGCCTGTTTTAAGTGACATAAAAGATGCAAAACGTGGATCAAGGTACCATGGGACTGTCGTTCAAATAAGTAAAGGTGGATTGCTGGTGAAATTTTTTGGCAATGTCAAAGGCTGGGTGCCTCGAACTGCATTGAATACCGACACGTCTGAAGAGAATTGGAATTATTCTATTGGACAAACAATTTTAGTGCTGATAGATTCGGTGAACGAAAATTTGGGAAAGATAATCCTGTCTGTACCTAccaaagagaagaaaaagaaagaaaacgtaTTTACCATAGGTGAACGCGTAGAAGGAACAATTATTGAATCATCTACTCAGGGAGTATATTTGAGAATCAGTAAAAATGATGGACAGGATGTTAGTACTGGATTTTTACCAGCAGGGCACATGTCACCCTGTACGGAGACAGCAACTTTGTTGGCGTCAAAAAGCATTCCTGGAGATACCCTTTCCGCTCTGGTATTTGCTACAGTGCCAAGTTTAATTTTAACAAGAACCTTTCTGACTCAAGAAAAATACAGGAGCTTCGAGCAATTGAAAATAGGAGATTGTATACCATGCTCTGTTAAAGATATAGAACCGAATGGAATGAGAGTCATTCTACCAGTCGCAGGGTGCACACCGTTTGGATATGTCTCTTACAGCAACGTCAGTAATTTTCATTTGCTTCAGGTGCATCAAATTTTGTTTGCGAAGGTCATTTCTATCAACAGAAAGGAGAAACAAGTAAATCTAACGTTATCTTTGAAAAAGTTGTTTGATGGATTACCGGATCTTCACAGCAAAATAATGACAGCAGTGGATACTTTGACTTTgcatttcaataaattaactGAATTGGCGAGAAATCCATTTTATAGCAACAGGCCAGTTTCTTCAGTGTTATTAGGACAGAAGGTTACTGGAAAGGTTGACAAAATCACAGCTGATGGTTTGGTAgtgaaattagaaaacaaCTTGCTGGGTATAGTATCAAAGAATCATTATTCTGGGAATCGAAAAGTGGGAGACACGGTTTCTGGGACGGTTATGTGGAAGAATTACGTCCATGAACTCGTTGAATTGACCATGATACCTGCACTGATGAAAAGTATAAACGAGCAACAAGATAAGCACCGGGAGATACCCCAAGATAAATTAATAAGGGGTAAGATTTTAATGGTGACAAACTGGTTTGTATTAATAGTCTTGAAAGGTCATGGTAAAGGATCATTGGCAGCGATGCCTGTGAAACGCCACGTGAATGAGGTGCGGCCAGATTTGTCACCCTACATTGTTCATTCAAAGATCAGGTGTTACATTGTATCGAATCCCAATGAGTCGGACGTTATGCCTATTTGTATGGTGAAATCAGCGTTCGAGGAGAAGTCTAATATAGAAACAAAACCAGCTGCTAATAAATTGAAGAGGAAAAAGATGAATTCAGAAAGCGAAGAGGTTCCTGCGAAGAAAGTAAAGAAATCTGAAAAGGCTGGCCCAGATGTTAAACCTttgaataaaaggaaaaaagctaaagcagaagaagaagaaaattcagAAGAAATAGATGAACCCTCCAAAAATGTTAAACAAAAAAGGGataagaaattgaagaaaataaaacaagatATTAAACCCCctataaatattataactGATGACTACGATAAAGATGATGTAAAGCCAAGAATACCTGAATGTGGATTCTTTTGGGATGATAAACCAAATTTAGATTTACTTACTAAGCAATCATCCAGCGACAGTGAGGACAGTGAGGATGAGACAGAGAAACAACCAAagcagaaaaagaagaaactaagCGCTGCTGAACGCAGAGAAAAGGAGAGGCAAAAGGAGCGTGAAATTCGTGAAAGGGAAGAGGTATTAGCTAGTAATCAATTGCCAACATCTGTAGATCAATTTGACAGATTAGTTTTAGCCAGTCCGGACAGTTCAATCATTTGGCTGCAATACATGGCGTATCATTTACAATCAACAGAGATAGACAAAGCCAGAGCGGTGGCTAGAAAGGCTGTAAAAACTATAAGCTTCAGAGAGGAGAATGAGAGATTAAATGTATGGAACGCTTGGTTGAATTTGGAATCAAAGTTTGGTACTCCGGAATCCTTGAACAGCGTTTTTCAAGAGGCTGTAAGGAGCAACGATGCGTTGAAAGTCTACAGCCACATGTTAACCGTACATCTTGAGGGTGGCAGGCAGTTTGAATtagagaaaataattaataccaTGATTGGTAAGTTTAAACAAAATCCTCAAGTATGGATTGACTGTGGAGCTGCGTTGTTAAAGATGGGTTTGAAAGATAAATCTAGACACATTATGCAACGAGCATTGCAATCTTTACCAGCATCTGAGCGTAAGTatatattaagaaaaaaatgtaaatttattataagaaTAATGAAGTGACTCAGTGGTTTTAATATATTTGTACAGATGTGAATCTAATGGCAAGGTTTGCTACACTGGAAAATAAACTTGGAGACAAAGAAAGAGCTCAGACTCTTTTTGAGCAAATTCTGAGTTCATATCCAAAGCGTGTCGACATATGGTCATGTTATGTCGATTCTTTAGTTAAATCTAACGATATCGATATAGCCAGGTGAGaagaattttctaatatttcttgTCTTCTTCATAGAACATTTAcacagggccggccctggacGTAGACGGCCGCCTAGGGCCCCCCAAGGTCCAGGGCCCCCATAAGATGATTTTACGTCTAAGAATGCATTATtgtttatttgaatattaatcgatgaaaatgctaatctaaattagttatacaagctttaattttataattttataattttataaattttatttgagctaCTTTTTTTAATGTCATATATGTGAGGGGGCCCCTAggacccccgaaatctcagggccggccctgttGAAAGGCCATATTGCAATTATTCTAAatctaaaattgcaattattaatggTGCTTTGAAAGGCAggccggccctgggcctaggcaaactaggcggccgcctaggGCCCCCTAGATCCAGGgggcccccataagacgatgtaaatgcaaatctaaattagtcatacaagctttaattttataattttataaatttcatttgagcTACTATTTTTTGTAAAGGGGCCCTATTTCGGAGCTCGCCTCGGAACCCTAAAATCCCAAGGCCGGCCCTGCATTTACATAAAGAAAAGCTGTTATGTTTACAGGAAAATTCTGGAGCGAGCGGTTGTTCAAACGTTGCCACCAAGAAAGATGCGAtctttattcaaaaaattcatCAGTTTTGAGGAACAGCACGGTACTCAAGAAGATATATCACGAGTTCAAAAAATGGCTGCTGAATACGTTGAGAAACAATGCAACCAAGACGATTAATCCAGATTAAAAACAAAACGTTTCATACATGTTTTCCATGAAACTATTGTTCATATAgttgtataaaaattaacagatttttaattttataccgTTACTGTACCTCATTGCTTCTCTTACTATTATAATAACGAATCTaatcgatgaaattta containing:
- the LOC114878013 gene encoding protein RRP5 homolog; its protein translation is MTLKSFPRGGKKPLDKKSSDSYCFSSCLKTLRGTIRRNKGQEKSDKEEENFVATTAERLSYLTISEGLVVLGCVFEATEYDLIISLPGGLIGRAQVGDISESYTNLLQNLINTEDAQQNEFRSLPELYSCGDYVVCYVKNIQPQEKWQIALSLDPRLINQNVDVAYLEDGSRMLCTISSIEDHGYVVDTGINNVRAFIPVPKNNDKSLYPGKQLLCTIEEIETNENTSTIKLSTKQKHAMVPNDTEIKSLDSLMPGTKFELSVKKVLSNGLYVSFGSNHIGYINQLYLNEPLSKYIAGMEITGTMLYILPTVKFGYFSLLIKKRRNVDAIQPGHVIDDATTLFRESGGIALQLTKNGTKGFVPLKRTEVNYDQIIEKFVPGTKHKCRVLSYSWMDAMYICTMEHSLLEQKYFSVSDFKPGDVVNVRITSINAESGFVNVQVGKINGQVAPEQVSDEGASALKKLKTDKEVEARVLDIDTARRKVHFTFKKSLLNSNLPVLSDIKDAKRGSRYHGTVVQISKGGLLVKFFGNVKGWVPRTALNTDTSEENWNYSIGQTILVLIDSVNENLGKIILSVPTKEKKKKENVFTIGERVEGTIIESSTQGVYLRISKNDGQDVSTGFLPAGHMSPCTETATLLASKSIPGDTLSALVFATVPSLILTRTFLTQEKYRSFEQLKIGDCIPCSVKDIEPNGMRVILPVAGCTPFGYVSYSNVSNFHLLQVHQILFAKVISINRKEKQVNLTLSLKKLFDGLPDLHSKIMTAVDTLTLHFNKLTELARNPFYSNRPVSSVLLGQKVTGKVDKITADGLVVKLENNLLGIVSKNHYSGNRKVGDTVSGTVMWKNYVHELVELTMIPALMKSINEQQDKHREIPQDKLIRGKILMVTNWFVLIVLKGHGKGSLAAMPVKRHVNEVRPDLSPYIVHSKIRCYIVSNPNESDVMPICMVKSAFEEKSNIETKPAANKLKRKKMNSESEEVPAKKVKKSEKAGPDVKPLNKRKKAKAEEEENSEEIDEPSKNVKQKRDKKLKKIKQDIKPPINIITDDYDKDDVKPRIPECGFFWDDKPNLDLLTKQSSSDSEDSEDETEKQPKQKKKKLSAAERREKERQKEREIREREEVLASNQLPTSVDQFDRLVLASPDSSIIWLQYMAYHLQSTEIDKARAVARKAVKTISFREENERLNVWNAWLNLESKFGTPESLNSVFQEAVRSNDALKVYSHMLTVHLEGGRQFELEKIINTMIGKFKQNPQVWIDCGAALLKMGLKDKSRHIMQRALQSLPASEHVNLMARFATLENKLGDKERAQTLFEQILSSYPKRVDIWSCYVDSLVKSNDIDIARKILERAVVQTLPPRKMRSLFKKFISFEEQHGTQEDISRVQKMAAEYVEKQCNQDD